DNA sequence from the Cohnella herbarum genome:
TTGACCCTTATCTACGTGTGGAAATTCGCGGGTTACTACTCCATTATTTTTCTCGCGGCGATTACGGGCATCTCGGGCGAATATTACGAGAGCGCGAGGATAGACGGGGCGACCCGGTTCCAGCAAATTATCCATATCACGATTCCGTTAATCAGAAGCGTTGTCATCGTTCTCGGCTTGCTAGGCATCGGCCGGATTTTCTACGGGGATTTCGGAATGATCTACGGCATTGTCGGCGATAATAGCGCCTTATATTCTACGACGGACGTCATAGATACCTATACGTACAGAGCGCTTCGGATCTTGAGCGATTTCAGCAAATCCTCCGCGGTCGTGCTCTACCAATCGGTGATGGGGCTCGTCACGATTCTGATCTTTAATCAGATCGCCAAAAAAATCGACAAAGATTCAGGCTTGTTCTAGGAGGGAAGCAACCGATGGCAAATCGCGTCAAGGAAGACAAATCCGTGCTCGAAAGAAGCTTTGTGATCGGCATCTACGCATTCGTTGCGATATTTGCCCTCCTCTGCATCATTCCGTTCTGGTTGGTCGTCGTGAATTCGTTCGCGACGGAAAGCAGTATCAAGCTAAACGGCATGATGTTGTTCCCGAAAGAATTCTCGCTGTATTCTTACCAATACACGCTGGCCGGCAAACAGATTATGAACAGTTATCTGGTTACCGTCTTCGTAACGGTCGCCGGAACTTGCCTAGCCATTCTAATTACGTCCATGTACGCTTACGTGCTGGCGCATCCGAAAGTCAAATATCGCAGAATCTTATCGTTCATGACGTATTTCACGATGGTGTTCGGCGCCGGCCTCGTCGGCTTCTATATATTGATCGCTAGCACGTTAGGGCTGAAGGATACGCTTTGGGCGTTAATTCTCCCGTATCTGCTGAATCCGTTCTTCGCGTTCATCATGGTTTCTTTCTTCCGAACGCTGCCTTACGAGATTAACGAAGCCGCGACGATCGACGGAGCGAACGACCTGTCCATCTTCTTCCGGATCATCATCCCGATCTCGAAGCCGGTCATCGCCACGGTGAGTTTGTTTTACGCGCTCCAGTATTGGAACGATTTCTATCTGGCGCTGCTGTTCATCGACGATTATAAGCTGCATCCGTTGCAAATCATGATTCGCCAGATCATCTCGAACGTCAATATCAGCTCTTACGTCGGAGGAAGCCAGACGAACTATTCGCAAGCGGTGCCGACCTACGGGGTACAATTGGCTACGGTATGTTTAACGATCGGACCTATTATTTTCCTGTATCCGTTCATTCAAAGATTTTTCGTTAAAGGCATTACGATCGGCGCTCTTAAAGGCTAATCATCAGGCTTGTCCCGGAGAGATCCGGTTATGATTTGATAGATCACCATCATCGGGAGGTTGAAGCAGCATTATGAAAAAGACGTTAGCAGTAGGTTTATCGGTATTATTGATCATGCTTGCATTAATCGGTTGCAGCTCCAATTCGAATAACGAGGGAAGCTCCGAAACGAACGCGGCGCCAAGCTCGTCGGCGCCCGCTACGGGTGGGAAGCTGGATCCGGTTACGCTGAAGATTATCCTTCCGGGAGACCGTCCGGCGGACATGGATCTGATCATAGAAGAAGCCGAGAAAAGAATGGCGGACACGATCAACGTGAAGCTGGATCTCGTATTCGTTCCCTTCTCCGACCTAGCTTCGAAGACGCAAGTGATGCTCGCATCCGGCGAAGACGTCGATCTGATCTTCGATGCGCCTTGGCTGCATATGGAGCAGATGATCGCCGCCGGGTATTATGAGCCTCTAGAGGATCTGTTGGCTCAATACGGTCAAGACGCCGTCGCGGTTCGATCCCAGCAAATGTTCGACGCGAATAAGTTCCAAGGAAAAATCTATGCGCTTCCGCTCGGAAATTCCCATCTCGACGGAAGAACGTATTTGGTACGCAAAGACCTGAGGGAGAAATACGGCGTAGCTCCTATTAAATCTTATGATGAGTTGCTCGCTTTCGCTTACAAGATCAAAGAAAACGAGAAAAATATCATTCCGATATTGGCGAGCGGCCAACCCGGCATGAAGGATATTTCATGGGGAGCGTTCAGAGCCTTCATGACGAGCGATCCGGAAATTCTGAGATCCGATGCCTTAGGCCAAAGCATCGTCTTGCACTACAAAAATAACGACGGCATCGTGTACAACCTGTTCGACGAAATGAATCCGACGGTATGGTCCTGGATCGAAGAAGCCCGCAAGCTCTACAAGGAAGGCCTCATCCATCCCGACGTGCTGGCCATCAAAGACGCGAACGCCGTATTCGAATCCGGCGACGTGGCGATCTACGCGACGAACAACTTCGGGGTACCGACGAGCATGATCACGTCGGTTCCGAAGAACGTGCCGGGAGCAGAAGTCGAGGCGGTTACCTTCATGCCGCTGGAAAAAGGCAAAATGACCACTAGCTTCAAACAAGCGAACTTCCAAGCTATCCCTAAGGTAAGCAAAAACAAAGAACGCGCTATGATGTTCCTAAACTGGACGGCGCAGAAAGAAAACTACGATCTGCTGGCATACGGGATCGAGGGCAGAAACTACGAGGCGATGGGCGACGATCAGTACAAGACGCTTCCGGACAGCAAATACGGCTATTTCCCTTACGCATGGGTTTGGAATCCGACGCTTGACCGTTTGAATGCGGGGCTGGATCCCGAATCGATCAAGCACTTCAAATTCAATACCGTCGCGGACAATCTAATCGCTAGCAAGTTGACCGGATTCTCGTTTAATCCGGAGCCGGTAGCGAACGAAGTTTCCCTATACAATGCGATCGAGGACAAATACTATTCCTCCTTGTTCAACGGCGTATCGGATCCTACGGAAACGTGGAACAAGCTTAAATCCGAAGGCGAAGGGTACTTGAAGAAAATCCAAACCGAGTTGCAGAAACAGATCGACGAGTTTTTAGCAACGAAATAAGCCCGATCGCGGGTTACAAACACGGCGGGTATTCGGCTTAAGGGCCGGATGCCCGCCTTTTATTGAAAAGAGGCGAACGCGATGAAAAACAAGAAAAGACGGACCCGCGTCATGTACGGGGCGGATTATAATCCCGAGCAATGGCCGATAGAGATCATCGAACGGGATATGGTCCTCATGAAAGAAATCGGCGTTAACGCCGTTACGCTGAACGTGTTCGGTTGGGGAATGATCCAGCCATCGGAAGATACGTATGATTTTGCCAAACTGGATTACGTCTTCGATTCGTTGGAACGGAACGGGATCGACGTCGTGTTGGCCACCCCGACCGCCGCTCCTCCGTCCTGGATGTTCGGCAAAAATCCGACGATGTTGAAGGTGAACGAAAACGGTCAAAGGGTCGCGCATTGGAGCCGGCAAGCTTACTGCCCTAATCATCCTCTATACCGCAAGGAAATACGCAAGATCGCAAGAACGTTAGCGGAACAGTACGGGAATAGATCCAATCTCATGATGTGGCACGTGAACAACGAATGCATCTTGCACTGTTACTGCGATTACTGCGCCGAGGCGTTCCGGACTTGGCTTCGGAATAAATACGGGACGCTTGAGCGGTTGAACGAATGTTGGCAGCTGCGGCAATGGAGTCTATTCAAATCCGACTGGGATCAGATCATGCCGCCGCTCGGGGAATGACGCATACGAGCGTAAGTCTCGATTATCAACGTTTCTTGTCGGATAGCAACCTGCAAGGTTTCTTGGCAGAGAAGGACGAGATCGTTCGGATCACTCCGGATATCCCGGTCACTTCCAATTTCTATTCGATCGACTTCTTGGGTCAGATTCATTCCGATTGGGCTCCTCACTTGGACGTAATCTCTTGGGATTCCTATCCGCCGCATCGCGATTACGCGGTATGGGCCGCCTTCCAGCACGATTATTTCCGCAGCTTGAAGAAGTCCCCGTTCCTGCTGATGGAGCAAGCCGCCAGCAACGTAAATTGGAAGTCCTACAATCCGGCCAAGCGTCCGGGAATGATGAGCCTGCAGAGCTATCAAGCCGTTGCGCGGGGAGCCGAAGCGATCATGTACTTCCAATTCCGGCAAAGCCGCGGAGGCGTAGAGAAATACCATAGCTCGCTCGTGAGCCACGGCACGGAATCCGACAACCGGATTTATCGGGAAATCGGCAAACTCGGCCATGAACTGGCTAAGCTGGACGAAGTTCTGCGGACCGGTATTCATGCCAAAGCGGCGATCCTGTTCGACGTCTCACTCATATGGCTGGTGGATTGGAACAAAACAAGCCAAGATCTCGACTACCGCCGCATCGTTACCGACTATTACCGATCGCTGTACGAAGCGAATATTCCCGTGGATATCGTTCATCCGCTCTCCGATTTGTCCGGTTACGCGGTAGCCATCGCTCCGATGCTGTATATGTTCGAAGAGGGTGTCGCCGACAACCTGCGTTCCTTCGCGGAGAACGGGGGAAAGCTGGTCATGAGCTACAACAGCGGAATGGTGAACGGCTGCGACGTCGTTGAACACGGAGGGTTTCTGCGCCCGATCGACGACGTGTTCGGCATTATCGTCGAAGAAGCGGACGCGCTCGAGCCGGAGATGTCCAACCGAATCGAACGCAATGACGGGATGAGCTTCCGAACGGATAAATGGGGCGAAGTCTTACGGTTGAACGGAGCGGAGGCGATAGCCGTTTACAGGGAGGATTACTACGCGGGGCGGCCGGCCGTGACTAGGAATCGATATGGCCGAGGCGAAGCCTACTATGTATCCGCGCATCCGGAGGACCGGTTCCTGCGGGAGCTGTTGTTGGCGATTTGTTCGGACGCCGGAATTGCCGCTCCATGCCCGAACGCGCCGCGTGGCGTGGAGATCACCATTCGGGAGGACGAGGGGAAACGTTATCTGTTTCTGTTGAATCATAATCCGGTCGATACGGAGATGAACATGGATTGGACGGAGGGAGCGGGTTGGACGGACCTGATTCGCGAGGAGCCCGTTGGCGAGAAAATCGTTCTGGAGGCGTACGCCACGCTCGTTCTGAAGCAAACGATACCGGTCTAAGGAAGGGGCGACGGAATGAACGGAACCTGTATTGCGACAGAAATGCTTATCAATGGAATACAAGCCGTCCATCTGGAGAACGAATGGTTGCGAACCGTCGTTCTGGTCGGCAAAGGCACCGACATCTGGGAACTCGTCTATAAACCGTTGAATCTGGATCTGTTGATGAGAACGCATGACGGTTTAACCGTCTATGAGGGGAGAGATTTCAGGGAGAAGAGACTCGTTCATTATGCGGAAGGGTACCCGGGAGGATGGCAGGAGATCATCCCGAACAGAGCTTTGTTCGGTAGTGGAGAAGTAGGCCCGAGCGAGGAAGGGGAGTCGGCAGGCGTCCCCTGGGCTTATCGGATAGACTGGGAGAACGGGCAAAGCGTATCGCTCCATTGCCGGCTTATGCTTCCCTATACGCCGCTTAATATAGAAAAAACGATAAGCCTATCGGCGGGAATGAGCGAGATTCGGATAACCGAGCGAATCGCGAATACGGACGGCGACGTCGTTCGCTTCATTTGGACGCATCATCCGGCATTCGGCGGGCCGTTGATCGACGAGAAGGCCAAGGTCATTCTCCCGAAAGACAGCATCGCGTTTAATGTTTTGCGCTACGAGCGGAACCGGAACGAGCCGTTGTCGAATTTCGAGGAGGAAATCACTTCGGTCGAGCTCGTCAGCGGCAAAAGAAAAAATCTGCTAGAGATCGAGCCGAGGATGACGGATGGAGAAACGTGTTACGTTCCGATACGAATTCGCTCCCGGGAGGAGGTAGGAATAGACAATCCCGGTCTGAACGTCAAGCTGCGGCTTGACTGGGATCGGGATTTGTTTCCGTGTTTGCGCTATTGGTCTAATAACGACAACGAGGCGTATACGGTGGCATTGGAGCCTTCCACGTCCTGGTTCTCGGATATCCGCGATTGCATCCGCCACGACAATTGCATCTCTCTCCAACCGAACGAAGAGAAGCGGTTTTGGATGAAGATCGCCGTAGAACCGCTGCGTTAATAGATGGCCACAACCACAACATTCACTCTGGAGGTACGAGCCGAACGATAAAAAATGACACGCATGAAAGGACGTGACCGGCTTGACGCTTAATCAACTGATCATCGGCCTTCGGATGGAGGAGGCCGCCCGGTTGCTCAAAAATCCGCTTCATCGGAGTTACGAGATTGCGAACGAATCGGCTATACGGATCAGGATCATTTTCGGGAGAGCTTCAAGAGCTTCAAGAAGCAATACGGCGTAACTCCGACCGAATATCGCAATAAGTACCTGTAGCATTGCAGGAGGTTGGGATATGGCAGAAAAGAGAGCTCCTCCAATGATGCCTCGGATGGCGATTGGAGGAGCTCTCTTATCGCTTAGTTCAACGGCTCGCTCGACTCGTAAACGCCGAGCTGAATCAAGATGAGCTCGAAATCCCTTTTCAAAGCAGCTTTCTCCTCGGGCTCTAGGAAGGAAGCGTCTACCCCGTTCAGAATCAGCTTCGTGATTTCCGCCAACGTGAACCCGAATTTCTCGGAGATCACCCGATACTCCCGCGTAATGTCCGTACCGGATACGCCCGGGTTATCCGTATTAACCGTAAATACGATTCCTTGATCGAAATACTCCCTAATCGGATAAACGTCCCATCCGTTCACCGCTTTGGTTTGAATGTTACTTGTCGGGCAAAGCTCCAAGGGGATCTTCTGGTCTTTAATCAAATTCAACACGTTCGCGTCTTCGCGCAACCGTACGCCATGCCCAATCCGGCGAGCTCCCAGGTTAAGCACGGCTTCCTCGATGCTGTCAGGTCCCGCGGCTTCGCCTGCATGGATGGTAACCGGAATTTCGAGCTCGCGCGCTAACGCGAACACTTCCCGGAACAGAGTGGTCGGGTAAGACGATTCATCCCCCGCCAAGTCTACCGCGACCAATCCCCGTCCAATAAAGAGCGAAGCGGCTTCCACCACTTCTAAGTTCGTAGCGACGGAATGGTTCCTCATGCAGATCGCGATTGCTCTCGCTTTCACGTCGAATGCTTCTTCTCCTCGTTGTAACCCTTGTATGACGTGGGAAATGGCGTCGGCAGCGGATAATCCATTCTCGCGGTGAAGCTGCGGGGCGAAGCGGACTTCGATATATTTAATTCGATGCTCGGCGGCTTGTTCGACGACCTCGTAAGCTACCTGCTCCAACGACTCTTTCGTTTGCAGAAAAGGAAGCACGAATTCGAATTTCGTTAAATACTCCGTCAAACTCGTACAATCTTCTCCAACCTGCACGTATGGAACCAAATCCGATATGACGTTCGAAGGTAATGCGATGCCTTGGCGGTCGGCGAGCTTAAGAAGCGTGGCAGGCTTAATGCAGCCATCGAGATGTACGTGCAGATCGACCTTAGGCAACGCTGACAAAAGGTAAAATGATCCCATCCTCTACTCACTCCTTTGGAAATACTGTGTTAAATAATATAACACAAATTTACTATCTATTAAATGCTGCGATTGTTATTGTGAGGTATATGTTATGTAATTGTTTGTGTAAGTAATCGGTTGACTTCTTAAGTCGGTATTGTCCATATTTAAAAAGACGAAATCACCCTATCCCGAGACGGTAGGGAAGGAGGGTTCGATGGGCAACGGCAGTATTTTCGATGCGGATTTATTGAAGAAGGATTATTCTCCGCGCATTTATGCGTATTATTTCAAACAATGGGAAGGGTTCCATATGGCCTTTCACCAACACGATTCCACCGAGATTATGTACGTCATGCAAGGAGAATGTATAGTCGAATGGGATGCCGGAACGGACAGCCTTGCGGCGGTTAAACTCACCAAGGGCGAGTTTATTTTATTGGATGCTAACGTTCCGCATAGGCTCGTCGTCGAGCAAACCTGTCGCATGCTGAACGTCGAGTTCGGTTTCGAAGAGCATGCGGGCGGGTTTCCGTCGATAAAGCAAATCGCCGATGAGGAAGTAACCTTCCGCGAGATGGTCGCATCCCCCGTTACTTATTTGATGTTGCAAGATCCGGATGAAGTGTATCATACGTTAAAAAGCTTAGTGTTGGAGCTGGATAAACGCGGCGGCGACGGAGGGTTATTGGACAGGATGCTGTTGTCTCAGCTTTTCATTCGGATTAGCAGATTAAGGCGCGAAGCGGAAAACAACGGATGGCAGCAAGCGGAGCATTACGTGAAACAGAGCATAGAGTTTCTTCACCAGAATTACGATCGGCAAATATCGGTGAACGATATCGCCGCGCGTGTGAATTTACATCCGGGTTATTTGCAACGGATTTTCAAAAAACAAACCGGCCAAACTCTGATAGAGTATGTGACGGCCGTAAGGATGGAGAAGGCGAAGATGCTTCTTCTTCATACCGATATCCCGGTCGCGGATATTTCCGATTACGTAGGAGTGGGTAGTCGGCAGTATTTTCACGCTTTATTTAAGAAGTACACGAATTTGACTCCGATAGAATTCCGCAAATCCATGAATACTCAACGATTGATGGATTCGTAAAGTGATAATTTCTGACAGGTTGAGCTAGAGATAGTCATAATTTTGATAACGCTTCCGTCTGCAGTCTAGTTACAATGAATTCATCGATTGAATTTCATTAACAACGACTTGGAGGACTGGAATGATGGCATTTAAGCTTGCGTTCATCGGCGCGGGGAGCATCGGCTTTACTCGCGGACTGCTTCGGGATTTATTGAGCGTACCCGAATTCAAGGATATCGAGGTTGCTTTTACGGACATTAATTCGCATAATCTCGAGATGGTAACCGAACTCTGTCAACGGGATATTACGGAGAACGGATTATCGATCCGGATCCAGGCAACGACAGATCGGCGCGAGGCTTTAGCCGGAGCTAAGTACGTATTCTGCACAATACGCGTCGGAGGACTCGAAGCATTCGCGACGGACGTCGACATCCCGTTAAAATACGGAGTCGATCAATGCGTCGGCGACACGTTGTCGGCGGGCGGTATTATGTACGGACAGCGCGGGATTTCGGAAATGCTTCGAATCTGCCAAGATATCCGCGAGGTCGCGGCGGATGACGTCTTGCTGTTGAACTACGCGAATCCGATGGCGATGCTGACTTGGGCGTGCAATCAATACGGCGGCGTGCGAACGATCGGACTTTGCCATGGCGTACAGGGTGGGCATTGGCAGATCGCCGAGGCTTTCGGGTTGAAGAAAAAAGAAGTCGATATCATTTGCGCGGGCATTAACCACCAAACTTGGTATATTCAAATTCGTCATAACGGAGAAGATTTAACCGGGAAGCTGCTTGAAGCTTTCGAGAACCATCCGGATTTTAGCCGGACGGAGAAGGTTCGGATCGATATGCTGCGGAGGTTTGGTTACTACAGCACCGAGTCGAACGGTCATCTGAGCGAATATGTGCCATGGTACCGCAAACGTCCCGACGAGATCGAACAATGGATTGACCTCGGCAACTGGATTAACGGCGAGACGGGCGGGTATTTGCGCGTATGCACGGAGGGGCGTAATTGGTTCGAGACGGATTTCCCGAATTGGATGAAAGAGCCCGCGATGAAATACGCCACCGAAGAGCGGGGAGAAGAGCATGGCTCCTACATTATCGAAGGATTGGAAACCGGCCGTGTATACCGTGGACATTTCAACGTGAGGAACAACGACGTGATCGCGAACTTGCCCGAGGATGCGATTATCGAAGCGCCTGGGTACGTGGATCGCAACGGGATTTCCATGCCGCTCGTCGGGAAGTTGCCGCTTGGACCGGCCGCGGTATGCAATGTCAGCATTTCCGTACAGCGTCTGGCGGTCGAGGCGGCCGTCCATGGCGACGACAAGCTGCTTCGTCAAGCGTTCATGATGGATCCTTTGGTCGGAGCGGTGTGCAATCCGAAAGAGATTTGGCAAATGGTCGACGAGATGCTCGTCGCGCAAGAAAGCTGGTTGCCGCAGTATGGCGACGCGATCGCCGCAGCCAAGCAAAGACTCGCGTCCGGCAACCTGATCCCGACGAACGAAGGATATCGCGGCGCGGCGCGTTTGAAAGTCAAAACCGTAGAAGAGATGCAACAAGATCGCGATGCCGCCAACAAAAACGCCGGAGAATCCGACAAGGGCAAGGAGCGCACCAAGATCGGACATTAGGGAATTTTCGCGGAGCGGGGATGGATAGCGATATCACAAACTAAAGCCTCGTCTAAACAGCGAGAGGATTATGAGAACGGCGCTCACGAGCGTCGTTTTTTTTTTCTACGACTGACCAATTAACATGCAATACTTATTTTCAAGTGCTTGAAGATACTTTGCAGGGTTTCTTCTAAATCGTCGACGTTTGGTGGTTTCCTCTAATCGACGAAACCATCTTTGCCGCTCGTTTTGGAATTCGGCATAGCTTACACTTTGAAGTCGTTCAATGAGATTGCTTTGGCGGAGTGCATCATCGACGAACACAACAAACTCTCCGGAGCGGACGATATATTCGTTCCAGCTTCGGAGTCCTGTCATCCTACGGTGTCGTGTCTTCGTTTTACGAAAAAATCTTTCGTGGTCATTATTCGTACGATGAAGATAAGGGTAGTCGTAACAGGTAAACAAACCCTTCCAAAACCCTTTTGTGTAACTCTTTAAATTAGATAACATCGGATGGTCGGATTCTTTTGAGTAAGTTACATCTAGCCATTGAAGTAAGCAATGCATATGGAACCGTACGGAATCGCTGCTTTGGTCAACTGTGGGATTGAGGACGGTGGCGACATGCTGTAGAGCGTATGACCAGCGCTTTACTTCTTCATACAATGAGCGATACTCTTCAAGTTTACTGAAAATTCTAAATACGTTTTGGAGTAGAGATGGCTCTTTTTTTACTCAGGCAGCTTAGCAGCGATGCCTGTATGACTTCGGATGTTTCAAACACTCGAATGCCTGGCAAATCTAAAGGAGGGTTCCCATCTTCAAGTAGTACCGAGCGCACAGCGGCTAGATAATCCTTCGCAATTTCTGAATCCTCGGAGTTGTCTTTAACCAGCTTCCGTTCAATAGCTCGGATTCCTCGGAGACTTTTCTTGATGCCGGTTTTTAATTTCCGATCCAGTTCTACAATGGGCTTGGCAATATCCTTCAAGTAATGATACTGGCAGTACTGATAGGGCACTTCAGGAAGCAGGGATTCCATGGCAAGCCGAATAGACTGTTGTCCGTCTGTCACGATTCCGATGATTGGAAATCCAAGATCGATAACGGGTTGAATAAGACTTTTTAGTTCTTCAGTAGAACTGCTTTTGACGTTCTTGGCGACAAGAATCGTTCCGCTGAATACTTCTCGAATAACATACAGGGTTTCATTACCTTTCTCTGGCTGCACACCATCCATCGAGATCATAATTCCTTTACGTAGATCGACAACCTGCTTAAGCTGTTCTTTTACAAATTCCGTTACACTTGAACGCAATAGCGTCAGATAACGCTCATAAAGTCTTTGGGCATTTCGCTCTGATGTGGCCACACCCCGTCCAGTTAGTTCTTCCGTGATCTCAGCTATGGTCATATGATGCTTGAAACGTAGCTGACCAACTAAAGCAAGCACGTCAAAACCATATGAAGTGTGCTTCATAGCCAGTGAATCTGCTTCCACTGATTTGTAGTAGGTTTTTGGAAATGAACAGCTTGGATTTGCGCATACATAAGCCATGCTCCAAGCTTGAATGACACCATGTAAGGTGGATATATTTTTCTTCCAAGCTGTGTGACTTCGTTTCAACTTTCCACCACATTGAACACAACAAGTAACTTCTGGTTTAAAGTAAATCTTTTGTTCCGGAATGATTCGGTTCTTAGGCAATGGCATGAGAAACCTCCGTCAAAGTGAGTTCTAATTATCTTCGACAGAGGCTAATGGAAATCCTTGTTAGTTAATTCGTCAGTCGTAGTTTTTTTTGGAGTACTCGACCTCAGAAAAGTTGGCATGAAATTATGACAACATATTAAAAGAATAACGATAAATATTGTGTCATAAATAGGATTGTGGTATACCATAAATAGCGAGGATAAGCTCAGTTTCAGAGGGGGATATAAAGTAGATGAAATTTTATTTGGATACTGGTAATGTGGAAGAGATTAAACGTATCGTCAAATTGGGATTAGTGGACGGCGTAACGACGAACCCAAGCTTGATCGCCAAAGAAGGCCGGGTTTTCAAAGACGTCATTCAAGAGATTTGCGCTATCGTTAAAGGACCCGTCAGCGCGGAAGTGATCAGCCTCGACGTTGAAGGCATGCTGAAGGAAGCGCACGAGATCGCGCAATGGGCACCTAACGTCGTAATCAAGCTTCCGATGACGGAAGCCGGACTCGAAGCGACGCACCAACTGGCATCGGAAGGCATTAAGACGAACGTCACGCTGATCTTCAGCGTTGCGCAAGGTTTGCTAGCCGCGAAAGCCGGCGCGACTTTCATTAGTCCGTTCGTAGGACGCTTGGACGATATTAGCGTGGACGGCATGGCGCTGGTGAGGAATTTGCGACAAGTACTGGACCAATACGGTCTGGCATCCGAGATTATCGCCGCGAGCATTCGGAACGTCGGCCATTTCGAACAAGCTGCCTTAGCGGGCGCTCATATCGCTACCATTCCCGGAACGCTTCTCCCGGTGCTGTGGAAACATCCGTTGACGGATAGCGGAATCGAACGATTCCTGAAGGATTGGGAGAAAGTAGCTTCCATACAAGGTTGATCAATGCCGATTCGCAGCTTAACGACCGACCGCTATTCGTTCGAAAGAGTAATGAAGGAGTGAGATAGTTATCGAACTCACGGTTAGACAGTTATCGATTACCGAGATCGTCAAAAAACACGCCCCCATCACCGGCGAGCAAATCGCCGAGTGTTTGGGGATCAGCCGTCCGACCATCCGGTCGGACTTATCTGTATTAGTGATGCTCGGTTATATCGACGCCAAGCCGAAGGTGGGTTATTTTCTAGGCAAGGTTATGACCTCTACGGGACAGCAAAGCGAGAAACTCATGAATCTGAAGGTCAAAGATGTCATGAACCGACCGGTCGTCATTGTCGAGAGCGCGACGGTAAACGATGCCGTCATTTCCTTGTTCGTGGAAAATACCGGGTTTC
Encoded proteins:
- a CDS encoding alpha-glucosidase/alpha-galactosidase, with product MAFKLAFIGAGSIGFTRGLLRDLLSVPEFKDIEVAFTDINSHNLEMVTELCQRDITENGLSIRIQATTDRREALAGAKYVFCTIRVGGLEAFATDVDIPLKYGVDQCVGDTLSAGGIMYGQRGISEMLRICQDIREVAADDVLLLNYANPMAMLTWACNQYGGVRTIGLCHGVQGGHWQIAEAFGLKKKEVDIICAGINHQTWYIQIRHNGEDLTGKLLEAFENHPDFSRTEKVRIDMLRRFGYYSTESNGHLSEYVPWYRKRPDEIEQWIDLGNWINGETGGYLRVCTEGRNWFETDFPNWMKEPAMKYATEERGEEHGSYIIEGLETGRVYRGHFNVRNNDVIANLPEDAIIEAPGYVDRNGISMPLVGKLPLGPAAVCNVSISVQRLAVEAAVHGDDKLLRQAFMMDPLVGAVCNPKEIWQMVDEMLVAQESWLPQYGDAIAAAKQRLASGNLIPTNEGYRGAARLKVKTVEEMQQDRDAANKNAGESDKGKERTKIGH
- a CDS encoding transposase, giving the protein MPLPKNRIIPEQKIYFKPEVTCCVQCGGKLKRSHTAWKKNISTLHGVIQAWSMAYVCANPSCSFPKTYYKSVEADSLAMKHTSYGFDVLALVGQLRFKHHMTIAEITEELTGRGVATSERNAQRLYERYLTLLRSSVTEFVKEQLKQVVDLRKGIMISMDGVQPEKGNETLYVIREVFSGTILVAKNVKSSSTEELKSLIQPVIDLGFPIIGIVTDGQQSIRLAMESLLPEVPYQYCQYHYLKDIAKPIVELDRKLKTGIKKSLRGIRAIERKLVKDNSEDSEIAKDYLAAVRSVLLEDGNPPLDLPGIRVFETSEVIQASLLSCLSKKRAISTPKRI
- the fsa gene encoding fructose-6-phosphate aldolase → MKFYLDTGNVEEIKRIVKLGLVDGVTTNPSLIAKEGRVFKDVIQEICAIVKGPVSAEVISLDVEGMLKEAHEIAQWAPNVVIKLPMTEAGLEATHQLASEGIKTNVTLIFSVAQGLLAAKAGATFISPFVGRLDDISVDGMALVRNLRQVLDQYGLASEIIAASIRNVGHFEQAALAGAHIATIPGTLLPVLWKHPLTDSGIERFLKDWEKVASIQG